The Apis mellifera strain DH4 linkage group LG8, Amel_HAv3.1, whole genome shotgun sequence genome contains a region encoding:
- the LOC107964839 gene encoding rootletin isoform X3: MEVQQKYQEDMADIGQAHISAALEPDHDALIKEKQRKNKIAALKRGKEARKQIKNTQQKETIQQQHHERLQHVRELENLRSKMIANICKKTGSEEDTICVTMQNKTDEENKQHKLAKKKTKKLPENVTETHIKIIGNDFKTHSPILKPKIRTSEIIPENDSLVLEQQSTVNSITELSSKQYVIESDNKNFEKKNILTKIDKTRYNPDDYIQTTSESITSDSSSSFSDDSSYFSDSGEQNISKEIKTTKYVKCPASDKVQLYDHNKRYNNVYDQPVGVVEKISTWNEPSAMDLAQEIEQAQTVQQNLLKNLKHNAKKRGEDAALREKIRRDYQILMQNLDQLAGEERKLKASQIEHYPKDVYIQEERRKLLRNQHKKNLNRALKTLLSEESLNEEQCISHPIERQITLTPRKYDKNIDDYTDWKESCCFNQRTKTSKILQNKCKESEASREEQILDMLKKVEKQKRLLLQEFGANLPNDIFNASIKSLFEKDKSVQTQLPVQDVCIQKSLSPEIKVINASYDEDIKDKTEEKKELSVKKVETAVQTITVDRDDIAQDKSTQVQLISEKENESVFVNDEIKTTTKHYPIEPRITIIRHEMDSNNSTSSETINAVTDVDESNNQSPKIILKKKKYNTKILKQTPPKMFHKSCSTRTSKTSSPVKKYSKFLSRSQYSSQRKSLCTEDIPSKKIKMYVDKNGFNIKVKPPQITDITVDVNSQSTQVYSTKSKEEAVSKQQWIQSTSKKIKMKDISDTSTSFASLPSVKPKEIFEALHNNISILEMLDSSANESIRRLRKDISPVSTPDTPSPRTMMMPSNIPHLDRIKKLLRYSSTDSQTNDNDILLFSKNDNSTSIDSSEYQQNDCLPSKNDDVDLKIPISLGFCVCDNPECKQTHARFDEIRNYALKNCPQILQKYEDLQTTCAERIISLTNLIEKVRNEQKGMELFSLIDPSDETSLMQLPDPQPMTNDLQNVHRLVENIEAIHDQLVKTLIESQKIIKSKIIKEEIDQIKETEIISSKCDDNAKDKKELEEIKIKPKILSDEKVNIQLNRFKIQKSTFQASTSTPKHNTWLTPKQYEEEMIEKLSKEILEQSKGFNENVISQKEIYDSAMKHSIQTSTDNNDFKNETQKNHTTIKKHFNKEVKNIKEFIPLLNDIPKTSKTTDNIMHINGRSKPPVSLLSGPYRTEIESSGHELSTIIEFDTPDTVNKSQNNIRSPLSAKKIIETQITKSTAVVKPSEHINTSHNLDNQHSEKLRNSSIKKLSSIVFTQNLKEASIFLDSPKSSKNIGNQNLMENKNKEQKDIIQENDKKFQCDTVKQESLQTKELQSFHSNSNDPNKECKDNKNKITSTSSNSFSELSGVSQIASTPSSTILKYASSPEEMEIALKKLGLGWAITTLKKTREASALSSSSNSDVTPINTAKRMISPVKKQFENNYGLPDFSDMSSISIKEASKSTEKAVLLKGRTSTPKLQNSNSNSEGTNTSNTNISENFQEPDDILIIPNISLTKTKSSIKKLENL; the protein is encoded by the exons aTGGAAGttcaacaaaaatatcaagaagACATGGCAGATATTGGTCAAGCACATATATCTGCTGCATTAGAACCTGATCATGAtgcattaattaaagaaaaacaaaggaaaaataaaatagcagcattaaaaagaggaaaagaggcaagaaagcaaattaaaaatactcaacag AAGGAGACTATACAACAGCAACATCATGAACGATTACAACATGTAAGAGAGCTAGAAAATCTCAGATCTAAAATGATAGCaaacatttgtaaaaaaacaGGGTCTGAAGAGGATACTATATGTGTTACTATGCAGAATAAAActgatgaagaaaataaacagcACAAACTTGCTAAAAAAAAGACTAAAAAATTACCTGAGAATGTTACAGAAActcatataaaa attataggaaatgattttaaaacacATTCTCCAATTTTAAAACCAAAAATAAGAACATCAGAAATAATTCCAGAAAATGATTCTTTAGTTCTAGAACAACAATCTACTGTTAATTCGATTACAGAACTATCATCTAAACAATATGTGATTGAatctgataataaaaattttgagaaaaaaaatattctgacaaaaatagataaaacaaG ATATAATCCAGATGATTACATACAAACAACTTCGGAGTCTATTACAAGTGACAGTTCCAGTTCATTTAGTGATGattcatcatatttttctgatagtggtgaacaaaatataagtaaagaaataaaaacaacaaaatatgtaaaatgtcCAGCTAGTGATAAAGTACAATTATATGATCATAATAAacgttataataatgtatatgatCAACCAGTTGGTGtagttgaaaaaatatctacATGGAATGAG CCAAGTGCAATGGATTTGGCTCAAGAAATAGAACAAGCACAAACTGTTcagcaaaatttattaaaaaatcttaaacatAATGCGAAAAAACGCGGAGAAGATGCAGcattaagagaaaaaatacgTAGAGATTATCAGATTCTTATGCAAAATCTAGATCAACTTGCAGGTGAAGAACGTAAATTAAAAGCTAGCCAAATCGAACATTATCcg aaagatgtatatatacaagaagaacgaagaaaacttttaagaaatcaacataaaaagaatctaaatcgtgcattaaaaacattattaagtGAAGAATCTCTAAATGAAGAACAATGTATATCACATCCTATAGAAAGACAAATTACACTTACACCAagaaaatacgataaaaatatagatgattATACTGATTGGAAAGAGTCTTGTTGCTTTAATCAACGTACAAAAACCagcaaaattttacaaaataaatgtaaagagAGTGAAGCTTCACGTGAAGAACAAATATtagatatgttaaaaaaagttgaaaaacaaaaacgattattattacaagaatTTGGAGCAAATTTAccaaacgatatttttaatgcgtctataaaaagtttgtttgaaaaagataaatcagTTCAAACTCAATTACCTGTTCAAGATGTATGTatacaaaaatctttatcGCCAGAAATCAAAGTAATAAATGCATCTTATGATGAAGACATTAAAGATAAaactgaagaaaaaaaagagttatCTGTGAAAAAAGTAGAAACTGCTGTACAAACTATAACAGTAGATAGAGATGATATAGCTCAAGATAAAAGTACACAAGTACAATTGAtatcagaaaaagaaaatgaatctgTTTTTGttaatgatgaaattaaaacaacTACAAAACATTATCCAATTGAACCacgaattacaattattagacATGAAATGGACAGTAATAATTCAACAAGTTCTGAGACAATAAATGCAGTTACTGATGTTGATGAAAGCAATAATCAAAGtccgaaaataatattgaaaaagaagaaatataatacgaaGATATTAAAGCAAACTCCACCAAAAATGTTTCACAAATCATGTTCAACTCGTACAAGTAAAACTTCGTCtcctgtaaaaaaatattcaaaatttttatcaagatcACAATATAGCAGTCAAAGAAAAAGTTTATGTACAGAAGATATAcctagtaaaaaaattaaaatgtatgtagataaaaatggatttaatattaaagtaaagCCACCTCAAATTACAGACATTACTGTAGATGTAAATTCGCAAAGTACTCAAGTTTATTCAACAAAGTCTAAAGAAGAAGCTGTGAGTAAACAACAATGGATTCAATCcacatcaaaaaaaattaaaatgaaagatatttcgGATACATCAACATCTTTTGCTAGTCTACCATCAGTAAAACccaaagaaatattcgaagctttacataataatatctcTATTCTTGAAATGTTAGATTCTTCAGCAAATGAAAGTATAAGGCgtttaagaaaagatattaGTCCAGTATCAACACCAGATACCCCATCACCACGTACTATGATGATGCCTTCAAATATACCTCACttagatagaattaaaaaattgcttaGATATTCATCTACAGATTCTCAAAcgaatgataatgatatattattattttctaaaaacgaTAATTCAACGTCAATAGATTCATCTGAATATCAGCAAAATGATTGTTTACCATCAAAAAATGATGATGtagatttgaaaattccaatttcacTAGGATTTTGTGTATGTGATAATCCAGAATGTAAACAAACGCACGCTAGATTTGATGAAATTCGTaattatgcattaaaaaattgccCTCAAATACTACAAAAGTATGAAGATCTTCAAACTACATGTgcagaaagaataatttctttaacgaatcttattgaaaaagttcgaaatgaacaaaaag GTATggaacttttttctttaatcgatCCAAGTGATGAAACGAGTTTGATGCAATTACCTGACCCTCAACCAATGACTAATGATTTACAAAATGTGCATAGACttgtagaaaatatagaagCGATTCATGATCAACTTGTAAAAACACTGATTGAATctcaaaagattattaaaagtaaaatcatcaaagaagaaattgatcaaataaaagaaacagaaataatatcttcaaaatGTGATGATAatgcaaaagataaaaaagaactagaagaaatcaaaattaagcCAAAAATTCTAAGTGATGAGAAAGTGAACATTCAAttgaatagatttaaaatacaaaaatcaacATTCCAAGCATCAACATCAACACCAAAACATAACACTTGGCTTACACCTAAACAATATGAAGaagaaatgatagaaaaattatcaaaagaaattttagaacaaAGCAAAGGATTCAATGAGAATGTGATATcgcagaaagaaatttatgattcAGCTATGAAACATTCTATTCAAACTTCAAcagataataatgattttaaaaatgaaacacaaaaaaatcatacaactataaaaaaacattttaataaagag gtaaaaaatattaaagaatttataccATTACTTAATGATATTCCGAAAACATCGAAAACAACAGataatattatgcatattaaTGGAAGAAGTAAACCACCAGTGAGTTTACTTAGTGGACCATATAG AACTGAAATTGAATCATCCGGACATGAATTGTcaacaataattgaatttgataCACCAGATACTGTAAATAAAAGCCAAAACAATATCAGAAGTCCATTGTCAGCGAAAAAGATTATAGAAactcaaataacaaaatctaCTGCTGTAGTAAAGCCATCGGAACACATTAATACATCGCataatttagataatcaaCATTCAGAAAAGTTGCGTAATTCTTCTATTAAAAAGCTATCTTCAATAGTATTTacacaaaatttaaaagaagcttcaatatttcttgattCACCTAAATCatctaaaaatataggaaatcaaaatttaatggaaaataaaaacaaagaacaaaaagatattattcaaGAGAATGATAAAAAGTTCCAATGTGATACAGTGAAACAAGAATCATTACAAACAAAAGAATTGCAGTCTTTTCATTCTAATAGTAACGACCCAAATAAAGAatgtaaagataataaaaacaaaataacgtCTACAAGTTCAAATAGTTTTTCTGAATTATCAGGAGTTTCGCAAATAGCAAGTACCCCTTCTTctactatattaaaatatgcatCATCTCcagaagaaatggaaattgcTCTTAAAAAACTTGGTCTAGGTTGGGCGATTAcaacgttaaaaaaaacacGAGAAGCGAGTGCTTTAAGTTCATCATCTAATTCTGATGTAACTCCGATAAATACTGCCAAAAGAATGATATCACctgttaaaaaacaatttgaaaataattacggATTACCAGATTTCAGTGACATGTCTTCAATATCTATTAAAGAAGCTAGCAAAAGTACAGAGAAAGCAGTTCTTCTAAAAGGTAGAACTTCTACaccaaaattacaaaattcaaattctaataGTGAAGGAACAAATACaagtaatacaaatatttctgaaaattttcaagaacctgatgatattttgataattcctAATATATCACTTACAAAAACGAAATCTAGTAttaaaaagttggaaaatctatga
- the LOC107964839 gene encoding rootletin isoform X4 — MIANICKKTGSEEDTICVTMQNKTDEENKQHKLAKKKTKKLPENVTETHIKIIGNDFKTHSPILKPKIRTSEIIPENDSLVLEQQSTVNSITELSSKQYVIESDNKNFEKKNILTKIDKTRYNPDDYIQTTSESITSDSSSSFSDDSSYFSDSGEQNISKEIKTTKYVKCPASDKVQLYDHNKRYNNVYDQPVGVVEKISTWNEPSAMDLAQEIEQAQTVQQNLLKNLKHNAKKRGEDAALREKIRRDYQILMQNLDQLAGEERKLKASQIEHYPKDVYIQEERRKLLRNQHKKNLNRALKTLLSEESLNEEQCISHPIERQITLTPRKYDKNIDDYTDWKESCCFNQRTKTSKILQNKCKESEASREEQILDMLKKVEKQKRLLLQEFGANLPNDIFNASIKSLFEKDKSVQTQLPVQDVCIQKSLSPEIKVINASYDEDIKDKTEEKKELSVKKVETAVQTITVDRDDIAQDKSTQVQLISEKENESVFVNDEIKTTTKHYPIEPRITIIRHEMDSNNSTSSETINAVTDVDESNNQSPKIILKKKKYNTKILKQTPPKMFHKSCSTRTSKTSSPVKKYSKFLSRSQYSSQRKSLCTEDIPSKKIKMYVDKNGFNIKVKPPQITDITVDVNSQSTQVYSTKSKEEAVSKQQWIQSTSKKIKMKDISDTSTSFASLPSVKPKEIFEALHNNISILEMLDSSANESIRRLRKDISPVSTPDTPSPRTMMMPSNIPHLDRIKKLLRYSSTDSQTNDNDILLFSKNDNSTSIDSSEYQQNDCLPSKNDDVDLKIPISLGFCVCDNPECKQTHARFDEIRNYALKNCPQILQKYEDLQTTCAERIISLTNLIEKVRNEQKGMELFSLIDPSDETSLMQLPDPQPMTNDLQNVHRLVENIEAIHDQLVKTLIESQKIIKSKIIKEEIDQIKETEIISSKCDDNAKDKKELEEIKIKPKILSDEKVNIQLNRFKIQKSTFQASTSTPKHNTWLTPKQYEEEMIEKLSKEILEQSKGFNENVISQKEIYDSAMKHSIQTSTDNNDFKNETQKNHTTIKKHFNKEVKNIKEFIPLLNDIPKTSKTTDNIMHINGRSKPPVSLLSGPYRTEIESSGHELSTIIEFDTPDTVNKSQNNIRSPLSAKKIIETQITKSTAVVKPSEHINTSHNLDNQHSEKLRNSSIKKLSSIVFTQNLKEASIFLDSPKSSKNIGNQNLMENKNKEQKDIIQENDKKFQCDTVKQESLQTKELQSFHSNSNDPNKECKDNKNKITSTSSNSFSELSGVSQIASTPSSTILKYASSPEEMEIALKKLGLGWAITTLKKTREASALSSSSNSDVTPINTAKRMISPVKKQFENNYGLPDFSDMSSISIKEASKSTEKAVLLKGRTSTPKLQNSNSNSEGTNTSNTNISENFQEPDDILIIPNISLTKTKSSIKKLENL, encoded by the exons ATGATAGCaaacatttgtaaaaaaacaGGGTCTGAAGAGGATACTATATGTGTTACTATGCAGAATAAAActgatgaagaaaataaacagcACAAACTTGCTAAAAAAAAGACTAAAAAATTACCTGAGAATGTTACAGAAActcatataaaa attataggaaatgattttaaaacacATTCTCCAATTTTAAAACCAAAAATAAGAACATCAGAAATAATTCCAGAAAATGATTCTTTAGTTCTAGAACAACAATCTACTGTTAATTCGATTACAGAACTATCATCTAAACAATATGTGATTGAatctgataataaaaattttgagaaaaaaaatattctgacaaaaatagataaaacaaG ATATAATCCAGATGATTACATACAAACAACTTCGGAGTCTATTACAAGTGACAGTTCCAGTTCATTTAGTGATGattcatcatatttttctgatagtggtgaacaaaatataagtaaagaaataaaaacaacaaaatatgtaaaatgtcCAGCTAGTGATAAAGTACAATTATATGATCATAATAAacgttataataatgtatatgatCAACCAGTTGGTGtagttgaaaaaatatctacATGGAATGAG CCAAGTGCAATGGATTTGGCTCAAGAAATAGAACAAGCACAAACTGTTcagcaaaatttattaaaaaatcttaaacatAATGCGAAAAAACGCGGAGAAGATGCAGcattaagagaaaaaatacgTAGAGATTATCAGATTCTTATGCAAAATCTAGATCAACTTGCAGGTGAAGAACGTAAATTAAAAGCTAGCCAAATCGAACATTATCcg aaagatgtatatatacaagaagaacgaagaaaacttttaagaaatcaacataaaaagaatctaaatcgtgcattaaaaacattattaagtGAAGAATCTCTAAATGAAGAACAATGTATATCACATCCTATAGAAAGACAAATTACACTTACACCAagaaaatacgataaaaatatagatgattATACTGATTGGAAAGAGTCTTGTTGCTTTAATCAACGTACAAAAACCagcaaaattttacaaaataaatgtaaagagAGTGAAGCTTCACGTGAAGAACAAATATtagatatgttaaaaaaagttgaaaaacaaaaacgattattattacaagaatTTGGAGCAAATTTAccaaacgatatttttaatgcgtctataaaaagtttgtttgaaaaagataaatcagTTCAAACTCAATTACCTGTTCAAGATGTATGTatacaaaaatctttatcGCCAGAAATCAAAGTAATAAATGCATCTTATGATGAAGACATTAAAGATAAaactgaagaaaaaaaagagttatCTGTGAAAAAAGTAGAAACTGCTGTACAAACTATAACAGTAGATAGAGATGATATAGCTCAAGATAAAAGTACACAAGTACAATTGAtatcagaaaaagaaaatgaatctgTTTTTGttaatgatgaaattaaaacaacTACAAAACATTATCCAATTGAACCacgaattacaattattagacATGAAATGGACAGTAATAATTCAACAAGTTCTGAGACAATAAATGCAGTTACTGATGTTGATGAAAGCAATAATCAAAGtccgaaaataatattgaaaaagaagaaatataatacgaaGATATTAAAGCAAACTCCACCAAAAATGTTTCACAAATCATGTTCAACTCGTACAAGTAAAACTTCGTCtcctgtaaaaaaatattcaaaatttttatcaagatcACAATATAGCAGTCAAAGAAAAAGTTTATGTACAGAAGATATAcctagtaaaaaaattaaaatgtatgtagataaaaatggatttaatattaaagtaaagCCACCTCAAATTACAGACATTACTGTAGATGTAAATTCGCAAAGTACTCAAGTTTATTCAACAAAGTCTAAAGAAGAAGCTGTGAGTAAACAACAATGGATTCAATCcacatcaaaaaaaattaaaatgaaagatatttcgGATACATCAACATCTTTTGCTAGTCTACCATCAGTAAAACccaaagaaatattcgaagctttacataataatatctcTATTCTTGAAATGTTAGATTCTTCAGCAAATGAAAGTATAAGGCgtttaagaaaagatattaGTCCAGTATCAACACCAGATACCCCATCACCACGTACTATGATGATGCCTTCAAATATACCTCACttagatagaattaaaaaattgcttaGATATTCATCTACAGATTCTCAAAcgaatgataatgatatattattattttctaaaaacgaTAATTCAACGTCAATAGATTCATCTGAATATCAGCAAAATGATTGTTTACCATCAAAAAATGATGATGtagatttgaaaattccaatttcacTAGGATTTTGTGTATGTGATAATCCAGAATGTAAACAAACGCACGCTAGATTTGATGAAATTCGTaattatgcattaaaaaattgccCTCAAATACTACAAAAGTATGAAGATCTTCAAACTACATGTgcagaaagaataatttctttaacgaatcttattgaaaaagttcgaaatgaacaaaaag GTATggaacttttttctttaatcgatCCAAGTGATGAAACGAGTTTGATGCAATTACCTGACCCTCAACCAATGACTAATGATTTACAAAATGTGCATAGACttgtagaaaatatagaagCGATTCATGATCAACTTGTAAAAACACTGATTGAATctcaaaagattattaaaagtaaaatcatcaaagaagaaattgatcaaataaaagaaacagaaataatatcttcaaaatGTGATGATAatgcaaaagataaaaaagaactagaagaaatcaaaattaagcCAAAAATTCTAAGTGATGAGAAAGTGAACATTCAAttgaatagatttaaaatacaaaaatcaacATTCCAAGCATCAACATCAACACCAAAACATAACACTTGGCTTACACCTAAACAATATGAAGaagaaatgatagaaaaattatcaaaagaaattttagaacaaAGCAAAGGATTCAATGAGAATGTGATATcgcagaaagaaatttatgattcAGCTATGAAACATTCTATTCAAACTTCAAcagataataatgattttaaaaatgaaacacaaaaaaatcatacaactataaaaaaacattttaataaagag gtaaaaaatattaaagaatttataccATTACTTAATGATATTCCGAAAACATCGAAAACAACAGataatattatgcatattaaTGGAAGAAGTAAACCACCAGTGAGTTTACTTAGTGGACCATATAG AACTGAAATTGAATCATCCGGACATGAATTGTcaacaataattgaatttgataCACCAGATACTGTAAATAAAAGCCAAAACAATATCAGAAGTCCATTGTCAGCGAAAAAGATTATAGAAactcaaataacaaaatctaCTGCTGTAGTAAAGCCATCGGAACACATTAATACATCGCataatttagataatcaaCATTCAGAAAAGTTGCGTAATTCTTCTATTAAAAAGCTATCTTCAATAGTATTTacacaaaatttaaaagaagcttcaatatttcttgattCACCTAAATCatctaaaaatataggaaatcaaaatttaatggaaaataaaaacaaagaacaaaaagatattattcaaGAGAATGATAAAAAGTTCCAATGTGATACAGTGAAACAAGAATCATTACAAACAAAAGAATTGCAGTCTTTTCATTCTAATAGTAACGACCCAAATAAAGAatgtaaagataataaaaacaaaataacgtCTACAAGTTCAAATAGTTTTTCTGAATTATCAGGAGTTTCGCAAATAGCAAGTACCCCTTCTTctactatattaaaatatgcatCATCTCcagaagaaatggaaattgcTCTTAAAAAACTTGGTCTAGGTTGGGCGATTAcaacgttaaaaaaaacacGAGAAGCGAGTGCTTTAAGTTCATCATCTAATTCTGATGTAACTCCGATAAATACTGCCAAAAGAATGATATCACctgttaaaaaacaatttgaaaataattacggATTACCAGATTTCAGTGACATGTCTTCAATATCTATTAAAGAAGCTAGCAAAAGTACAGAGAAAGCAGTTCTTCTAAAAGGTAGAACTTCTACaccaaaattacaaaattcaaattctaataGTGAAGGAACAAATACaagtaatacaaatatttctgaaaattttcaagaacctgatgatattttgataattcctAATATATCACTTACAAAAACGAAATCTAGTAttaaaaagttggaaaatctatga